The Thermococcus sp. 21S9 DNA segment ACGCGATCAGAAAAGTAACGAATGTCGCAAGGATCTTGGGGGTTTGAATGAGCGTCTGCTCTTGGATTTGCGTAAGGGCCTGGAACAGCGAGACGGCGACGCCAACGACGGTAC contains these protein-coding regions:
- a CDS encoding flagellar biosynthetic protein FliQ, with the protein product TVVGVAVSLFQALTQIQEQTLIQTPKILATFVTFLIALPFMAETSHNQFLRMVAQISMPTN